The following coding sequences are from one Verrucosispora sp. WMMD573 window:
- a CDS encoding DUF2252 domain-containing protein has protein sequence MTDLAEQRSAFIIEVLTEEFGTLMALDPAAFRRKFRKMAASPFAFYRGSASLFYADQRGDFVDDSFLDEQTSRVWIHGDLHAENFGTYMNGSGQLVFNVNDFDEAYVGPFTWDLRRFVASVALIGYTKALSDRIISDLVTCFANAYLVELRAIAAGGDDAIGSITLDNADGVLRRVLQQARLNTRVDLLRGQTTIDNYERRFSVGDGVYEIDGQVRARVCAAFEAYLETLPPTTAQARPLAAQIKDVVLRKGVGIGSAGLPSYNLLLEGHTQALENDVVIYMKQAQVPAVARYIDDERVRGYFRHQGHRTAESQRALQAHADPWVGFTELDGVGQLVAEVSPYAADLDWADVNEPEELAGVLADLGRAVARMHSVADDESSHDLVDYSTEEAIVAAVDADTAGFVGHLVDFAHTYGVRARHDHQLFVDLFRNGRLPGI, from the coding sequence ATGACCGACCTCGCCGAGCAACGTTCCGCCTTCATCATCGAGGTGCTGACCGAAGAGTTCGGCACCCTGATGGCGCTCGACCCGGCCGCCTTCCGGCGCAAGTTCCGCAAGATGGCGGCCTCGCCGTTCGCCTTCTACCGGGGCAGCGCCAGCCTGTTCTACGCCGACCAGCGGGGCGACTTCGTCGACGACAGTTTCCTGGACGAGCAAACCAGCCGGGTGTGGATCCACGGCGACCTGCACGCGGAGAACTTCGGCACCTACATGAACGGCTCCGGTCAACTCGTCTTCAACGTCAACGACTTCGACGAGGCGTACGTCGGACCGTTCACCTGGGATCTGCGGCGGTTCGTCGCCAGCGTGGCGTTGATCGGCTACACCAAGGCGCTCTCCGACCGGATCATCAGCGACCTGGTCACCTGCTTCGCGAACGCGTACCTGGTCGAACTGCGGGCCATCGCTGCCGGCGGGGACGACGCCATCGGGTCGATCACCCTGGACAACGCCGACGGTGTGCTGCGCCGGGTGCTTCAGCAGGCGCGGCTGAACACCCGGGTGGACCTGCTGCGGGGACAGACCACCATCGACAACTACGAGCGGCGCTTCTCCGTCGGCGACGGGGTGTACGAGATCGACGGTCAGGTGCGGGCGCGGGTGTGCGCGGCGTTCGAGGCGTACCTGGAGACGCTGCCGCCCACCACGGCGCAGGCCCGGCCGCTGGCCGCCCAGATCAAGGATGTGGTGCTGCGCAAGGGGGTGGGCATCGGCTCGGCCGGACTGCCGTCGTACAACCTCCTGTTGGAGGGGCACACCCAGGCGCTGGAGAACGACGTCGTCATCTACATGAAGCAGGCCCAGGTGCCGGCGGTGGCGCGGTACATCGACGACGAGCGGGTCCGGGGCTACTTCCGGCACCAGGGGCACCGCACCGCCGAGTCGCAGCGGGCCCTCCAGGCCCACGCCGACCCGTGGGTGGGCTTCACCGAACTCGACGGCGTCGGCCAACTCGTCGCCGAGGTGTCCCCGTACGCGGCCGACCTCGACTGGGCGGACGTCAACGAACCGGAGGAACTGGCCGGGGTGCTGGCCGACCTGGGGCGGGCGGTCGCCCGGATGCACTCGGTGGCCGACGACGAGTCCAGCCACGACCTGGTCGACTACTCGACCGAGGAGGCCATCGTCGCCGCCGTCGACGCGGACACCGCCGGCTTCGTCGGGCACCTGGTCGACTTCGCCCACACGTACGGGGTACGTGCCCGCCACGATCACCAGCTCTTCGTCGACCTGTTCCGCAACGGGCGGCTGCCCGGCATCTGA
- a CDS encoding NADH-quinone oxidoreductase subunit C — protein sequence MTPEEIGQRLVALLAPVEATATVSGGEVHSRATIDVPPHAWRAALLAARDDTELAFDYFDWLSAVDELADGFDVVAHLWSTTHRHGVLLRARVPRQTPIVDSVVAVYPGAAWHERETHEMFGIDFAGHADLRPLLLPPEFEGHPLRKEFVLASRVAKPWPGAKEPGESEAGGGRRPIRPPGVPAPGEWGVVPTPAGAGGVGEGPRGGTPARPARERPARPAPGARGPRTPRAAGSAGESAAPRPGPGGPTAEDGPASEGGPAPDDGGES from the coding sequence ATGACACCGGAAGAGATCGGCCAGCGGCTCGTCGCGCTGCTTGCGCCCGTCGAGGCGACCGCGACCGTCTCCGGCGGTGAGGTCCATTCCCGGGCCACCATCGACGTACCCCCGCACGCCTGGCGGGCCGCGCTGCTGGCCGCCCGCGACGACACCGAGCTGGCCTTCGACTACTTTGACTGGCTGTCGGCCGTCGACGAGCTGGCCGACGGGTTCGACGTGGTGGCCCACCTCTGGTCCACCACGCACCGGCACGGGGTGCTGCTGCGCGCCCGGGTGCCCCGCCAGACACCGATTGTCGACTCCGTGGTGGCGGTCTACCCGGGAGCCGCCTGGCACGAGCGGGAGACCCACGAGATGTTCGGCATCGACTTCGCCGGGCACGCCGATCTGCGCCCACTGCTGCTGCCTCCGGAGTTCGAGGGACACCCGCTGCGCAAGGAGTTCGTACTGGCCTCTCGGGTGGCGAAGCCCTGGCCGGGTGCGAAGGAGCCGGGCGAGTCGGAGGCCGGCGGTGGACGCCGCCCGATCCGACCCCCGGGTGTACCCGCGCCAGGTGAGTGGGGCGTCGTGCCGACCCCGGCCGGAGCCGGTGGGGTGGGGGAGGGTCCGCGCGGCGGCACCCCGGCCCGCCCAGCCCGGGAGCGTCCGGCCCGTCCGGCGCCGGGTGCCCGCGGGCCGCGTACCCCTCGGGCTGCCGGCTCCGCCGGGGAGTCGGCGGCCCCCCGACCGGGTCCCGGCGGCCCGACGGCTGAGGATGGACCCGCATCCGAGGGCGGTCCGGCACCGGATGACGGAGGTGAGAGCTGA
- a CDS encoding glucose 1-dehydrogenase: MRAVTVIPGVAGSLRLLDDYPEPAPEEGPILVEALSVGVCGTDIEIIDGQYGEAPPDTDHLVLGHESLGRVLEDPTGTRQPGDLVAGIVRHPDPMPCPNCAVGEWDMCRNGLFTEHGIKALPGFARERWRLQPRFAVGLDPSLIEVGMLLEPTSVMVKAWDHVDRIGLRAEWQPRTALITGAGPIGLLAALLASQRGLSVHVLDLATEGPKPALAGALGATYHSGPLDQLDLEPDVIIECTGAPVVVLEAMCKVGPNGIVCLAGVSSGGRTIDFDAGALNRTLVLENNVVFGSVNANRRHWEGAAEALSKADPAWLASLITRRVPLARYATAYSPGPQDIKVVLDFTA, from the coding sequence GTGCGCGCTGTGACCGTCATCCCCGGAGTAGCCGGCTCGCTGCGGCTCCTCGACGACTACCCGGAACCGGCCCCCGAGGAGGGACCGATCCTGGTGGAGGCCCTCTCGGTGGGCGTCTGCGGCACCGACATCGAGATCATCGACGGACAGTACGGCGAGGCCCCGCCCGACACCGACCACCTGGTGCTCGGTCACGAGTCGCTGGGCCGGGTGCTGGAGGATCCGACCGGCACCCGGCAACCCGGTGACCTGGTGGCCGGGATCGTCCGGCACCCCGATCCGATGCCCTGCCCGAACTGCGCGGTGGGCGAATGGGACATGTGCCGCAACGGCCTGTTCACCGAGCACGGCATCAAGGCGTTGCCGGGCTTCGCCCGTGAGCGGTGGCGGTTGCAGCCCCGCTTCGCCGTGGGACTCGACCCGTCGCTGATCGAGGTGGGCATGCTGCTCGAACCGACGAGCGTGATGGTCAAGGCGTGGGACCACGTGGACCGGATCGGCCTGCGCGCGGAGTGGCAGCCCCGCACTGCGCTGATCACCGGTGCCGGGCCGATCGGCCTGCTCGCCGCCCTGCTGGCCAGCCAGCGGGGTCTCTCGGTGCACGTACTCGATCTGGCCACCGAGGGCCCCAAGCCGGCGCTTGCCGGCGCGCTCGGTGCGACGTACCACTCCGGACCACTCGATCAGCTGGACCTCGAACCGGACGTCATCATCGAGTGCACCGGCGCACCCGTGGTCGTGCTGGAGGCGATGTGCAAGGTCGGCCCCAACGGGATCGTCTGCCTGGCCGGGGTGTCCAGCGGCGGCCGGACGATCGACTTCGACGCGGGCGCGCTGAACCGGACACTCGTGCTGGAGAACAACGTCGTCTTCGGGTCGGTGAACGCCAATCGGCGCCACTGGGAGGGCGCCGCCGAGGCACTGTCCAAGGCCGACCCGGCCTGGCTCGCTTCGCTGATCACCCGTCGGGTACCGCTGGCCCGGTACGCCACCGCCTACTCACCCGGACCGCAGGACATCAAGGTGGTCCTCGACTTCACCGCCTGA
- a CDS encoding glutathione S-transferase C-terminal domain-containing protein — MGEDGKGTGGRYVEPGEFKRDQNYIISRITADGRDGYPVEPGRYRLVVSRACPWANRLIIVRRLLGLEDAISMGVAGPTHDARSWTFDLDPDGRDPVLGIERIQEAYFARYPDYPRGITVPAIVDVPTGQVVTNDYAQMSLDLSTEWTAYHRPGAPQLYPEHLRAEIDEVNAVVFADVNNGVYRCGFAGNQEAYERAYRRLFDRLDWLSERLAGQRYLVGDTITEADVRLFTTLVRFDPVYHGHFKCNRQKLSEMPVLWAYARDLFTTPGFGDTIDFDHIKRHYYEVHRDINPTGVVPLGPDLSNWLTPHDRESLGGHPFGDGTPPAPPTPTERVDPTHTPLD; from the coding sequence ATGGGCGAGGACGGTAAGGGCACCGGCGGCAGGTACGTCGAGCCGGGTGAGTTCAAGCGGGACCAGAACTACATCATTAGCCGGATCACCGCCGACGGGCGGGACGGCTATCCGGTCGAGCCGGGGCGTTACCGGTTGGTGGTCAGCCGCGCCTGCCCGTGGGCGAACCGGCTGATCATCGTACGGCGGCTGCTCGGCCTGGAGGACGCCATCTCGATGGGCGTCGCCGGGCCGACGCACGACGCGCGGAGCTGGACATTCGATCTCGACCCGGACGGGCGGGACCCGGTGCTCGGCATCGAGCGCATCCAGGAGGCCTACTTCGCGCGCTACCCGGACTATCCCCGGGGCATCACCGTGCCGGCCATCGTGGACGTGCCCACCGGGCAGGTGGTGACCAACGACTACGCCCAGATGAGCCTGGACCTGTCCACCGAGTGGACCGCGTACCACCGGCCCGGCGCTCCGCAGCTCTACCCGGAACACCTGCGCGCCGAGATCGACGAGGTCAACGCGGTGGTCTTCGCCGACGTCAACAACGGCGTCTACCGGTGCGGCTTCGCCGGCAACCAGGAGGCGTACGAGCGGGCGTACCGGCGGCTGTTCGACCGGCTGGACTGGCTCAGTGAGCGACTCGCCGGTCAGCGCTACCTGGTGGGCGACACGATCACCGAGGCCGACGTCCGGCTGTTCACCACGCTTGTCCGCTTCGACCCGGTCTACCACGGCCATTTCAAGTGCAACCGGCAGAAGCTCAGCGAGATGCCGGTGTTGTGGGCGTACGCCCGGGACCTGTTCACCACGCCCGGCTTCGGTGACACCATCGACTTCGACCACATCAAGCGGCACTACTACGAGGTGCACCGGGACATCAACCCGACCGGCGTGGTGCCGCTCGGCCCCGACCTGTCGAACTGGCTCACCCCGCACGACCGCGAGTCCCTCGGCGGCCACCCCTTCGGCGATGGCACCCCACCCGCACCCCCCACCCCCACCGAACGGGTCGACCCCACCCACACCCCCCTGGACTGA
- a CDS encoding complex I subunit 1 family protein — protein sequence MPLWLELVVRIGGVLAAFLVLPLLVGQAEHKVMAHMQGRLGPMYAGGFHGWAQLIADGVKFVQKEDVTPRAADRPVFRLAPAVALVPYLLALLVIPLGPNDLVGQPLDVGLFFVLAVVGVGVLAVLMSAWASANKYSLLGGLRGAAQLLGYELPLVLAAASVAMAAGTLSLSGIVEAWQPWWLLWQAPAMVVFFVAGLAEIRRPPFDMPVADSELVFGYLTEYTGLRFAFLLLAEYVGIVVIAALTTVLFLGGWQGPFADAQLGWLWTLLKVAAVSFVIIWLRVSYPRLREDQLQRLCWLVLVPAALAQLVLTAAIRLAL from the coding sequence ATGCCGCTCTGGCTGGAACTGGTTGTCCGGATCGGTGGGGTGCTGGCCGCCTTCCTCGTCCTGCCGCTGCTGGTTGGGCAGGCGGAACACAAGGTGATGGCGCACATGCAGGGTCGGCTCGGCCCGATGTACGCGGGCGGGTTCCACGGCTGGGCGCAGTTGATCGCCGACGGGGTGAAGTTCGTCCAGAAGGAGGACGTAACCCCGCGCGCCGCCGACCGGCCGGTGTTCCGACTGGCGCCGGCGGTGGCGCTGGTGCCGTACCTGCTGGCCCTGCTGGTGATCCCGCTCGGCCCGAACGACCTGGTCGGGCAGCCGCTCGACGTCGGGCTGTTCTTCGTGCTGGCGGTGGTCGGGGTGGGCGTGCTGGCGGTGCTCATGTCGGCCTGGGCCTCGGCCAACAAGTACAGCCTGCTCGGTGGGCTGCGTGGTGCGGCACAACTGCTCGGCTACGAGTTGCCGCTGGTGCTGGCCGCCGCGTCGGTGGCGATGGCCGCCGGGACGCTCAGCCTCTCCGGCATCGTCGAGGCGTGGCAGCCATGGTGGCTGCTCTGGCAGGCGCCGGCGATGGTGGTCTTCTTCGTGGCCGGGCTGGCCGAGATCCGCCGGCCGCCGTTCGACATGCCGGTCGCCGACTCGGAGCTGGTCTTCGGCTATCTGACCGAGTACACCGGCCTGCGCTTCGCCTTCCTGCTGCTGGCCGAGTACGTCGGCATCGTGGTGATCGCCGCGCTCACCACCGTGCTGTTCCTCGGCGGCTGGCAGGGCCCGTTCGCCGACGCGCAGCTCGGTTGGCTCTGGACCCTGCTCAAGGTCGCCGCGGTCAGCTTCGTGATCATCTGGCTCCGGGTCTCCTACCCCCGACTCCGCGAGGACCAGCTCCAACGCCTCTGCTGGCTCGTCCTGGTCCCCGCCGCCCTGGCCCAGCTGGTCCTAACCGCCGCCATCCGCCTCGCCCTCTGA
- a CDS encoding Uma2 family endonuclease, whose translation MTAALHDDNPAPGEWTTDALDRLPDDGRRRELLDGQLIVSPSPTRLHQSIAMLLGAALQETCPAEFDVTQGVSVRMSRSRSLIPDLLVTELDAAARNPSSYLPNEVLLVVEIVSERTRSIDRVLKPALYAEADIPFFWRIETETGIVVHAHRLDPVKRVYVEHARMSDGILLADPWEMDIPLDRITPRSG comes from the coding sequence ATGACCGCCGCGCTGCACGACGACAACCCGGCGCCGGGCGAGTGGACGACGGACGCCCTCGACCGCCTGCCGGACGACGGCCGCCGCCGTGAACTCCTGGACGGACAACTGATCGTGTCGCCCTCCCCCACGCGACTGCACCAATCCATCGCAATGCTGCTCGGTGCCGCCTTGCAGGAGACCTGCCCCGCCGAGTTTGACGTCACCCAGGGGGTGTCGGTGCGGATGTCCCGCAGCCGATCCCTCATTCCCGACCTGCTGGTCACCGAGCTGGACGCGGCCGCCCGCAACCCCTCCTCCTACCTGCCGAACGAGGTTCTGCTGGTGGTGGAGATCGTCTCGGAGCGGACCCGCAGCATCGACCGGGTGCTCAAGCCGGCGCTGTACGCCGAGGCGGACATCCCCTTCTTCTGGCGGATCGAGACCGAGACGGGGATCGTGGTGCACGCCCACCGGCTCGACCCGGTCAAGCGCGTCTACGTCGAGCACGCCCGGATGAGCGACGGCATCCTGCTGGCCGACCCGTGGGAGATGGACATCCCACTCGACCGGATCACCCCTCGGTCGGGCTGA